Genomic window (Helianthus annuus cultivar XRQ/B chromosome 3, HanXRQr2.0-SUNRISE, whole genome shotgun sequence):
AGAGTTCGGATACGAAAGGCCAAAAGATGACAAAAACGAAGATCTACCGTTCAAGAAATTTTCCAGAGAAGAAAAATCTGAGTTTGCAGCTGAACAGAGAATGGTTGCTTTGATCCAGACAGCAATCAGAAATGGTATATTTGCTTTGCTTACTCATGATGGATCCTCAAAATCAGTCTGGGAAGCTTTAAGAGTTAAAGCGGAGGGGGGAAAACagattagaaaaaataaaattgctttactcaaaaaagaatttgatctgtttgataATATAAAAGGAGAGACAGTGAGACAAATGATTGAGATTTTCTGTCATCTTAAAATAGAACTTGAacgttttaaaattgataaaacgAGGGAGGAACTTATTGATAAAgtcattgaagcgttaccacgagctgatcagtggcaaacatttgtttttatcttaaaaaatgaTGCTTCTTATGACAATATTGCTCTTGATGTTTTGttcgaaaagattgaaagtcatgatTTGGAGTTGCAGAAACAGAACAAGATGATTAGTTCTTCACATCACCAGAATGTTGGTTTGTACTACCAAGGTAGTGTCTCTTCTGATAGAAgcgttggttcaccaaaaacAGCATTTAGTGGTGAAAGGATGAAAGAACCACCAACAacgtcaacaagtcatcattctggatatcattcatcttcaaagaCAGGTTCTGATGAAACTGAAGAAAttctgtgcaacattgctcttaaactgaagaattctccCGCAATGAGCATTAATGCAGCGAAGCAGAaaatgagttttcttgcatcggttctggagtcatatgaaggtcttgtagctggcaaaattggaaactctgagttgaccaaagaagactacgaccagattcatccggaagagatggagctcattgacattcgcagagctcagaggtatatggagattaccggaaaacaatcgcttggaggtgcgtcaacaaagcttggattcgacaaatccaaagtgacctgcttcagatgcaagcaaaaaggtcatttcaaaagagaatgcagaaactctgaagttgctgaaggaaatgaacatcctttcaacgatgattattatcgaaaggcgatttaccatcgaagcagagaagagccaaagttgattgaagataaaccGAAAGAAAAGTCAAGAGCTTATGCTGTAATTTACGATGATGAAGGCTATGATTGGTCTGCTATCTGTCCAAAAGAAGATCGTTTAGAGAATGTTCGtaaaacagctcatgggagagctATAACAGaggaaagaaagtttgtttttgttgctgagattcaagatgaaaacaaagacaaagacactgctgaaatccgtgaagaaaaagttgaaattaaagagaaaactcgagaagataTTTTAagtgagaagacttacaaagAATGGAACGTGGTGTACAACAGAATGGATGACatgcaggaagaatatgagagtgctgtcagcagtcgaagatgggataagaagagagaatgttactacaacagagaaggagaaccggttgttccaaagaaagacataatctttgatgatgttcttcttgttGTCCCCTTGAGAGCCGAATATTATCAAAATGTGACGAGAGATGACACATATGCTAAAAGGCTTGAAAAGGAAATCAGATATACCATGCTATCATgtctgagaaaaagggatgaagagagaatgaagaagaatgttgaagagatggtgaatGATTTGAAAAAGGTTGCTGTGAGTGAAGCTGCAAAAGAAATCAAAAGTGAAGAAGTTAAGGTGAATGAAGAGGTTaagaaagctgttactgaagaacaacagattgaaaaagaggtgaagaaagaagaaaaagaagaaaagaatgagaatttGGAAGCTGGTGAAGCTGGTGAGAAAGTCAGTGTTGAAAAGAAGCAAGATGATGCTGATCAGAAGCAGACAAAAACTgctgaaaacaccgaagtgccaatcaccgaggtaaattctgattctgaaaactTGAAACTGGTTgatcagtgcaagaaatgcatggaaccgtgcatagcttgtactgaaaaagatgagcaattcagaacaagagatcttgaattcacaaaaatcgaaaacattttcaaagaaaaatgcaaagagatattagaaaaagaaaaggtttttaacgaaaatgatgaaaaactttcaggaaaatgtacaaagttagaaaaagaaaatgaagttttaaaAGAAGATGTtatgaaaatgaaaaatgaatgcgAACAAAAAGagattgcttgtcaagaaatgaaaaaggaatatgactcaatgaaattatcatatcatgttacaaaagagtcatatgataaagtgaaagatgaaatgaaatatgctcaatcaagaatgaattatctttctgaaacaactaaagagcttaaacgaatgtatgctataaaacaagatgttgttaattcctatattgaagatgttgctaagctaaagcgacagattgctgatttagaacaggataataacaagttaaaaagttaccacgtgtcgtcatatgtgcttgaacgaattttcaatataaaaccgggagatggtgagtctgagcaaaacaagaaaggcattggctcagagtttcatcaagttccaccaccggaaaagtttgcattttatgatgaggaaaaggtcgaaaaagctttcaacatggtagaccaattgccagacaacattgacataacctattccaaatctgatgattctcatgattcagaggtggtaggcaAAGTCGTTGAAAgagtgttgaaagaagagtcgattgttacaggtaaatctgaatcacaagatgaagatgaaggaaatcttcatgatggatatctgaaaaacacaaaatccgagaaaaatttgaatgatgattcaaagggattggtttataccatgattggatcagacaaattattcttagatgttgtcttcccgattcagaatgtgatttcagaaaaggttgataaagttttcaaaatggttgagattgagaaatctgagatttcaaagtttgtcgGTAAGAGTCGTAAAGGTTCATATCACAAAtctggtttcaagaagaaaaacatgaaggctgggttgggttataagaagaaacagcatcgaaagaaaaatgaagtgccaaattatcaggcaaaaatgagttttgttcaaggaaacagtttagctgaagagaaagaacttaaaattggacgacagtctaatgatgagttctttgctaaaaagaaaaagcaacaaccacaggtcaaagatgtgtccatgagaacatgtttcaaatgtgataaaaaaggacatcttgcacgaaagtgtccaaatctaaaacctgtggatgttgacaaaaagaagattgatgctgtgaaacaaaaatctgagaatgtgcgacaaaggtcaaccagatttgattcaaaacaaacttggatgttgaacacaaacaagtttgcttcgaatcaaaattagaaatcaaaccagaacaggtttgattcaagacagacctggaatactcacacacccagattcagaacaacacaaagttggaaaacatcagttgatatgacaaaacctcaagagttttggaaaccaaaaaatgttgttcaaaaccaaagtgttcaaaaagattcacatttttacaaacgtggtacatgtggtacaccgaaaggtcaaacatggagtgttaagaaacatgttgatttggtaaaagatgagaaagttgaagttaaaattgagaaagtttttgtgaaaaatgataaagaatttccagcactgaatgaaaattattgtgttgaaatgcctaaggtccaacagacctaggctaaattgttcaagtaattcagttagttgaatgtgcaggtgctcaagaatactgaagactgtgagattgaaagttggagcagcctggcacaacaAGAGGAagaggctgctggaccctgtgttggttgaaacagggagtttgtttgtttttctgtacataaataaacaatattttcaaaaccctaaaaatttgaaaattaaaaaccaaaaatatgtttgtttttaatttttgtcaaaaatagaaaatttcaaaaatacgtgttgattgaatacgccgaaaccctcacagctgaacaaacatgattacattcattAGATtgaaaacggttttcaaactgtaaaaatcaatgtgttgtaaatcatgggggtaattactgctttTAGTATGATTCAGTGCATGAttagcagaacatggatggcgagacaaagctatcagtatcggtttgtcaaatttcttttaatgattttgcattttagggggagaaagattgtcagaaaatacaaaaacattagaaaatttgagaaagccaaaaacatgataaaattcaaaaatttaagttttgtgtaaaaagaggaaatgagagtacatcagtagacagttacagtacgctaaagattggTATAGTATAAAGTGTTAAACGGTTTTACTGATGATGTGTTgatagattttcgcacatttagtagatttattcgggatataaacctaaaatttcaaacttgcgaaatttgtggggaacactacttggatatataggtaacccctgaaatctcgtttgaaaggtctcgtattctgatatactaggtttttctactagatgatgtctggggtattattccgggacttctgctgaacggaagttctgacctagtccttggataatgatttgcctgaaatgcttgaaacacagcattagccctcagttgattagacaataaaattgataatcatctgttgtagctaaaagatcctctaaaggggacataccaaagtcgaaactgatatctctcttcgcatacggaagtatcgacctgagatccctcagttctcgcatgtcctaatttatgtacagacatcattatAGTATAATCATCTGTAAGACTGAAttttgagattctggatacgggagtatattcaagaggtgggacacatgaatgagttaagtctttaaaacatttaattcgtatcctgaatagattgaaaattgtgttgagaatttagaaacagtctatgtgaattgtttaattctgagtatgaattaaAGCTTAACAGTAcgtgtgacttgtcaaaaactgatatgatcctctgtcgcatactcaaaacaaaaatactgtctgtaaatatgtttgtacatatttcttactgctttatattttcagaaaatacaaaaagattttgactTCTGTGTTATTTTTGACAACCGATGTCTGacatgctgagtttcaaaatctaagtaagctggttgtgtttctgaaaataaaacaagttcattaatttgaaatttgatattaaaatcaaaaatttcaaaaacagtttgtgatatctccaaggtcattagctTGAACTTGGATTataaactgtgagggagttggattctttaacgctGCCATATCTGTAAAGTtagttgatagggggagtggattAGAGATTTGTTTTGATGGATTTAAATTGTTGTTACTTATAAACTGTGTGAGTGTTGCAGATAgtgtaccagactacgatcccgaaagcaaagtctgagggggagtctgaagacaagttGAAAGTGAGGATGAGCTTGTAgatggaaagctaggtgtcgatccctaaaagcacggaagcttgatgagagGGGGAGCCTGCTGATGATGAAGATACTGTTGATGAAGCTGTTGATGATAGAGCCAGTGATGAGATCCTGGTGAAAAAGTCAAAGTGTAAAGTTGTTCAAAGAGAAAGAGAGATGGATGCTTACATTGTTACTATCTGAATGAGATGGCAAAATGATCAAGACCGaggaggtggcataacagagattagtcactgaagacttcgtcaatattcgagggggagtctgttagtgcattacgtctattgacttcgtcttgtatcatgtaatagaataggataggataggatatcCAGTGCATGAGGTTCGAGAAATGAAAGTGGGTGGTTTAgcaagtaggtccgcttatatggacattgtccataaaagcgaaccataagctaataggtccgctcatatggacatgtccatataagcgaacctgtcaCTACTATATATAGGTGCATGTTTGTTCATTTGGCAACGGAtctggaacttgtaacgaagtactgccaaattgctttcaggttgtaaacattgttaaatcaatcaaagaagcattataattagtttgagcgtctgattcattgcttccgcctttgaattggataaacaactcttctgatcgactcattcgggttcaacaacgatcctacatcgGTACCCCATGacgtgctatgatttcattggtgtataccTCTGACGTTTTCTcggatgtataagtctcacgaatcggaataaagtgagcacttttcatcaatctatccacgactacccatatagcatcaaaccCGCGGTTGGTTTTGGGCAATTTGCTCAACAGATCCAtggtgatttgttcccatttccagacTAGGATGTCCAATGGTTGCAACTTACCATATGGCTTCTGGTGCTCCGCTTTGACTTGCGAGCAggtcaaacacttttccacgtatttcacaatgtctcttttcatcccggaccaccaatagttttgctttaaatcattatacatcttggtcgcctCCGGATGGATGGAATAACgggacttgtgagcctcatctaATAGAAGCTTTTTAACTTCACATGTcttaggaacccaaattctactGAAACGTGTTTTTAAACCGTGGTTGCCTATTTCGAGATTTTTATCTTGGCCAACAATCCTCTCGTTTCTCCAGTTTTCCGTCTTTACTGCTTCATCTTGTGCCTCTCGGATTTGTTCAAGTAAGCCTGAGATCACAATGAGTTGCAATGATCGTACTCGTATCGGGAGATAATCTGCCTTCCTGCTTAGGGCATCCGCCACCACGTTTGCCCTTCCGGGGTGATAGTGTATTTCACAGTCGAAATCTTTCACCGTTTCTaaccatcgcctttgtcgcatatttaactccttctgatcgaagaagtatttcaagctcttgtgatcggtgaatatggtgcactttaccccatataaatagtgcctccatatttttaatgcaaataccaccgcagccaattcgagatcgtgcgtgggatatttcttctcgtgtatcttcaattgtctcgaggcataagctataactttgccccgttgcatcaaaacacaccCGAGCCCCGACAATGAGGCATCTGAATAGACCACTAAGTCCTCAACTCCGTCCGGCAACGTTaataccggagcttgagttaacttcTCTTTTAGCGTCCGAAGCGCTCTCTCTTGTTCAACATCCCAAATGAACCTTTCCTCCTTCCGGGTTAACTTTGTTAATGgcgacgcaatcttggagaaatcttgaatgaatctcctatagtatcccgcaagccccaaaaagcttctaatttccgaagggtTCTTCGGGGAATTCCATTTTGACACGGCCTCGATCTTGGATGGGTCTACTAATACTCCATCGGCACTTATGATATGgccaagaaattgcacctctcgtaaccaaaaggcacacttagagaatttcgcatACAACTTCTCTCGTCTAAGTGTCTCTAGCACCTCTTGTAAGTGGTGCGCATGTTCGGCTTCACTTTTTGAGTAcaccaaaatatcatcgataaacacgatgacggaCTTATCCAACATCGGTTTGctaacccggttcatgaggtccatgaaagccacgggtgcatttgttaacccaaacgacatcacgaggaattcgtaatgtccgcaTCGCGTGCGGAAAGCCGCCTTCGGcacatcttcctccttgacctttagttggtgataccccgatctaaggtcaattattgaaaaccagttcgcaccttgtaattggtcaaataaatcatctatcctcgaaagcgggtatcgattctttaccgtgagtttgtttaattcccggtaatcgatacacatgcgcatgcttccgtctttctttttcacgaatagtaccggtgcgccccaaggagacacactcggccttatgaatcccttgtcaagtaggtcttgaatttgggacatcaactcttgtaGTTCCGACGGTGCGAGTCGGTATGGTGCTTTTGCTACGGGTTTTGCGCCCGAAATCAATTCGAccccgaactctacttcccgttcaggCGGTATCCCAGGTAAATCCTCCGGAAACACATCTTCATAGtctcgtactaccggtacatcttcAATCTTCAGTGGTTCTTTCTCGGACTCATTTGCGTGTATCATGAATGCCTTGCATCCTTGCTTCAttagcttgtgagctttcaacattgagcataTTATGGGGttgcctcctttttcgccatagatTGTAACGTGTTTTCCGCTAGGAGATATTAGCTTTATCTCCTTACGAAAACACACGATCTTTGCGTGGtgctgagatagccaatccatcccaacaacTATTTGAAATTCTCCCATTGAAATCAGGATTAGGTCTATCAAATATTCCTCATCATCAATATTTAATTTACAGCCTCGACAAATATCACAAACTATAAAGCTTTTGTtgtcccctatttcaacttctaagggcacagataatttcgtcagtacaaatgaaggatgttgaataaatccatgcgaaatgaaggatttattcgcacccgtatcaaacaatacacgtgCTGGAATTAAGTTAattgtgaatatacctgagaccacattgGGTTCTGCTTTTGCTTCAGCCGCTGTAAGTTGGAAGGACCTAGCCTTCACTTTTGGAGCTTCCGTTGGAGACTCTTTTGTGTCTCTCTTTCCAACCAACTCGGGGCATTCAGACTTTTTATGACCGGGTTGATAACATTTGTAACAGACGGAAACTTTTCCGGGACATAGCGATGCGGTGTGCCCCGTCTTCCCACATATCGGACACGGCTTATCTTTGAAGCGGCACTCATCTTTGTGCCCCTTTCCACATACCTtgcaacttggcgacccgcctttAACATCCGCTTTCTTTCCCGACTCTCCAGTTCGGgctttctttgtagggcttgggTTCACATCTTGCGCCCTTCGCTCACCTCTTTCAACTTGTTTCTTCAACTCAATTTCTCTTTCCCGAGCAACGTTTATGAtttcggtaagggtctcgtattttgaaggagtcataaactccctataTTCAGCGCTCAATATGTTATAGTAGTAGTATATTTTCTGTTCTTCATTCGTCACCAACTCACTACTAaacttcattttgtccataaacattgccgtgatcttgtctatggtcttGCCCTTATGCCtcagttgcatgaactcttccttgattttaTTAATGACCGCCTTGGGGCTatgatgtttaagaaacggcgtcttaaactctTCCCATGTCATGGTTTTCGCCGCTTCGGCTCctatttcattctttttattgtccCACCAATCTTTGGCTTGACCTCTCAACTGACCCGTTCCGTAAGCAACAAAGTCGCTTTCATCACAATGGGTCCTTTCAAACACTCCTTCGATGTCGCCCAACCATCTTTGGCAAATTATCGGGTCAACTTACCCATTATAGATTGGCGGTTTTCACGCCATGAATTCTTTGTACGAACACCCCTTGCGTTCTCccgatttttattttattaggtTGACACTATCCTCCAACCTTTTAACTCACTCTTTGACAAGCGACAACACCGTGCTTTGAATTTTGTCTATAAACCCAGATAGGctaccttcaattgccttcccTACTTCCTCGGCAATCATCTCCttcatttgttcggtgcttgtTTGCACCGGATCATCGTCGTTTCCTTCagacatcttgaaactgaaatgtttacattaaacattaaacatttcattcataACATTGCTTCATAtgtttcggtttagccaagttctcaacttgctttaaccgttcacatttaatgcactttccgggtttgagtgtgttaacacactcttcccatgcacatCAATTCCTTTCTCATTCTTACATAAGACATAATTtattaacataataagttaattcttaccggacgatcgatcaagcttgaaccgaacactttgttgacaaccttaagctctgattaccaacttttAACACCCGACTAATCACTAATTGAATTCATTATAAATTTAGCGATTTAAACTAAAGGGTCTCTAATTAAAAACATAATTCCAAACACAGTTTAAAAGTAATCCACACATTAGTCAACCACTGACTAATTCAGAAATTCATAAGTTGATTAACAAAAGTTTACATTCCAAGTACCGACATCAAAATGATAAAAAGAATAaacataaaaatgataaaaagtaTCCACCGTAAGTATCCACTAACAACATTAGTTTTGACCTTAATATAATACATAAAAACAAGTACCGACATCAAAATGATAAAAAGAATAAACCTTCAAAGTTTTCTGGGCTCGACTGTAACTTACGgtacccaccgtaagttacggtggactctGAATGATTAtatctgccgtaaggcagtagtGAATCACCGTATCGATTTGttctctaccgtaagttacggtaggtaCCGTAACTTATGGTAGCTCCTGTAACTTTGCTATTTTGactattttgttgattttacccgAATTCGCATGTCGTTTTAAGTGATTCTTTCCCCTATATGCCTGTAAATTAGTTATCAACGTCCCTATTTCAATCTTCATACCAAAAGTTTATCCTATGGGCCGAACAACTAAAAGTCGCTTatgaaattattcgacccatttcaACTTCACACATTTAGCTATCATTTGGCTAGTAAATTTATGGCACTTTATACCCAATCTCTGGGGCTTATTATCACTCGCATTTCTTTACCAATCAGATGGTTTAATGCTCTTGTGGTTGTCATCACCATTTTGACTCTCAAGATCACTGGTACAACAATTTGCACAacaattcgacccgtttggctcatcttgtggaatcctccaatatgatgactaccaaacggttTCTTGTCACTCTTAGCCTATTAATTCAAGAAATGATCTTGGTCGCTACAATCGACACCATAACTACCTACAACGAGAATTCGCATAATTTAATAATAGTTTGTTTAACGTAACgagtcaagtta
Coding sequences:
- the LOC110931466 gene encoding uncharacterized protein LOC110931466 produces the protein MSEGNDDDPVQTSTEQMKEMIAEEVGKAIEGSLSGFIDKIQSTVLSLVKEWLGDIEGVFERTHCDESDFVAYGTGQLRGQAKDWWDNKKNEIGAEAAKTMTWEEFKTPFLKHHSPKAVINKIKEEFMQLRHKGKTIDKITAMFMDKMKFSSELVTNEEQKIYYYYNILSAEYREFMTPSKYETLTEIINVAREREIELKKQVERGERRAQDVNPSPTKKARTGESGKKADVKGGSPSCKVCGKGHKDECRFKDKPCPICGKTGHTASLCPGKVSVCYKCYQPGHKKSECPELVGKRDTKESPTEAPKVKARSFQLTAAEAKAEPNVVSGVESTIDMLILFCGGAFCGGAVCGGAVCGGAVCGGGD